One genomic region from Spirulina subsalsa PCC 9445 encodes:
- a CDS encoding photosystem I reaction center subunit II PsaD has protein sequence MTEALSGKPPKFGGSTGGLLTKADVEEKYAITWTSSKEQVFEMPTGGAAIMNEGENLLYLARKEQCLALGTQLRTKFKPKIEDYKIYRIYPNGETQYLHPADGVFPEKVNEGRPFAGKKDRNIGSNPEPVTIKFSGKAPYDV, from the coding sequence ATGACAGAAGCTCTTTCTGGAAAGCCCCCCAAATTTGGCGGTAGCACAGGCGGACTGCTCACCAAAGCAGACGTAGAAGAAAAATACGCCATCACCTGGACCAGCAGCAAAGAACAAGTCTTTGAAATGCCCACAGGTGGCGCAGCCATTATGAACGAAGGCGAAAACTTACTTTACCTAGCCCGTAAAGAACAATGCCTCGCCCTTGGCACCCAACTGCGCACGAAATTCAAACCCAAAATCGAAGACTACAAAATCTATCGGATTTACCCCAACGGAGAAACCCAATATCTCCACCCCGCCGATGGTGTCTTCCCGGAAAAAGTCAATGAAGGTCGTCCCTTCGCGGGCAAAAAAGACCGTAATATTGGCAGCAACCCAGAACCTGTAACCATTAAGTTCTCTGGGAAAGCTCCCTATGATGTTTAG